The Thermodesulforhabdaceae bacterium genome window below encodes:
- the dnaE gene encoding DNA polymerase III subunit alpha: MSSFVHLHVHTEYSLLDGAIKIGDLVKTAKSYGMPAVAITDHGNMYGALEFYEKAREAGIKPIIGCEIYLTPYGLKDQAVEAKRIKEDDDDKNYHLVLLAVNFEGYKNLLKIVSTAHLEGFYYKPCIDKDRLSVHAKGLIALSSCLKGEIARNILKNRPDKARDVAGQYVDIFGLENFYIELQANGLLEQAQVNEELIRLAKSMGLKLVATNDCHYLKKDHARAHEILLCIQTNKTIFDEKRMRFHTDELYFKSPDEMALAFRHIPEAIKSTIEISDRCELEIQLDKHIFPEFPLDNGETAESRFEQLARSGLVKRWQKIQQRFSDEQRENQWRIYQERLEKEIAVIKKTGFASYFLVVADFISYSKSQGIPVGPGRGSAAGSLAAYAMGITDIDPIEHGLLFERFLNEERVSMPDIDVDFCQRRREEVLKYVTEKYGADRVAHITTFGTMQAKQVVRDVGRALGVPYSEVDKIAKLIPDSLGMTLQRAFELEPRLEELRMQNPQYRELFDIAFVLERLARHASTHAAGIVIADRPIIEYVPLYRDQNGEVVTQYSMKYVEKVGLIKFDFLGLRNLTLIKDAVEMIKKNHGIELDMLNIPLDDKKTYELLCLGDTTGIFQLESAGMRDILVRLKPERFSDIVALVALYRPGPIQSGMVDQYIRAKHGEIPIKYELDELRPILEETYGVILYQEQVMQIASTLANYSLGEADILRRAMGKKIPEVMQAQRNRFLEGCKANNISEEKANKIFDQMEKFALYGFNKSHSAAYAFITYQTAYLKAHYPLEFTASLMNSVLSNSDKIVKLINECREKGIDVLPPDINVSNSGFSVSNGKIRFGLAAVKNVGEAAVEAILEERSKNGPFSSIFDFCERVDLQKVNRRIIEQLIKCGSFDSIHPQRSQVMAALDEALERAQAFQKERQGGQRTLFELLGKKGSKSGVKPMLSAQLPECPPWDEKTVLRYEKESLGFYVSSHPMDIYKERLKYICSGSSRDVETMPDGAEVVLAGILSLEKEVTTRRGEKMGFLQLEDKEGLIEMVAFPETYALVRDRLHDEDEPVVVIGTVQNQIGGFDDEEAGSADDAQQQTGWGRRSGVKIIVKDIIDIDEAERRSIDRLILHMRTDKLQKDDLFRLRNLIVDHRGNCPVFLKLDVDGKGEVTVLLGDEYKVNPSSDLLDGLRRHFGGGSLEVIYGMACGG; this comes from the coding sequence ATGTCTTCCTTTGTTCATTTGCATGTTCACACAGAATACAGCCTTTTGGATGGGGCTATAAAAATAGGTGATCTGGTGAAAACTGCTAAAAGTTACGGTATGCCTGCCGTTGCTATAACCGATCATGGAAACATGTATGGAGCTTTGGAATTTTACGAAAAAGCCAGGGAAGCTGGTATAAAGCCGATTATAGGTTGTGAGATATACCTAACCCCTTACGGTTTGAAAGATCAAGCGGTTGAAGCAAAACGCATTAAAGAAGACGACGATGACAAAAACTATCATCTTGTTCTTCTTGCTGTGAATTTCGAAGGTTACAAAAATCTTTTGAAAATTGTTTCTACAGCCCACCTGGAAGGTTTCTATTACAAACCTTGCATAGATAAAGATCGTCTATCTGTTCATGCTAAGGGATTGATAGCTCTCTCGAGTTGCTTGAAAGGAGAAATTGCACGGAATATCCTGAAAAATCGCCCTGATAAAGCCCGAGATGTGGCAGGGCAATACGTAGATATCTTCGGATTGGAAAATTTTTACATAGAGCTTCAAGCCAACGGATTATTGGAACAGGCTCAGGTTAATGAAGAGTTAATTCGGCTTGCCAAGTCAATGGGACTTAAGCTGGTTGCAACAAATGATTGCCATTATTTGAAAAAAGATCATGCCAGGGCTCATGAAATACTTCTCTGTATACAGACTAATAAAACTATTTTTGATGAGAAACGAATGAGGTTTCATACTGATGAGCTATATTTTAAGTCCCCTGATGAAATGGCTCTGGCATTCCGACATATTCCAGAAGCGATCAAAAGCACGATCGAGATTAGCGACCGATGTGAGCTTGAGATCCAGCTAGACAAACATATATTTCCGGAATTTCCTCTTGACAACGGCGAGACTGCAGAGAGTCGTTTCGAACAACTTGCTCGGAGTGGACTTGTAAAAAGGTGGCAGAAGATTCAGCAAAGATTTTCAGATGAACAGAGAGAAAATCAGTGGCGGATATATCAGGAAAGGCTTGAGAAGGAAATAGCGGTAATAAAAAAGACAGGATTTGCCTCTTACTTTCTTGTAGTGGCGGATTTTATTAGTTACTCAAAAAGTCAGGGTATTCCTGTTGGTCCTGGAAGAGGATCTGCTGCTGGAAGTCTTGCGGCTTATGCTATGGGTATAACAGATATTGATCCTATCGAGCACGGGCTTCTTTTTGAAAGGTTTCTTAATGAAGAACGTGTGAGTATGCCTGATATTGATGTGGACTTTTGCCAAAGGAGGCGTGAAGAAGTTCTAAAATATGTAACGGAGAAATATGGAGCCGATCGAGTTGCTCATATAACCACCTTTGGAACGATGCAAGCAAAACAAGTAGTTCGTGATGTGGGAAGAGCCTTAGGGGTTCCATATTCAGAGGTGGATAAAATCGCTAAGTTAATCCCAGATTCTCTAGGAATGACTCTTCAGAGAGCTTTTGAACTAGAACCCAGATTAGAAGAACTTAGGATGCAAAATCCGCAGTACAGAGAGCTTTTCGATATTGCTTTTGTATTAGAAAGACTTGCCCGCCACGCATCAACTCACGCCGCAGGTATCGTTATCGCTGATCGCCCCATAATCGAATATGTGCCGCTCTATCGAGACCAAAATGGTGAAGTGGTTACTCAATATTCTATGAAATATGTCGAAAAGGTCGGGCTTATAAAATTTGACTTTTTGGGATTGAGAAATCTCACACTCATAAAAGATGCAGTTGAGATGATTAAAAAAAATCACGGAATAGAACTCGATATGTTAAACATCCCGCTTGATGACAAAAAAACCTATGAGCTTTTATGTCTGGGTGACACAACGGGCATTTTCCAGCTTGAAAGTGCAGGCATGAGGGATATTCTGGTTAGACTTAAACCAGAGCGTTTTTCTGACATCGTGGCTCTTGTTGCCCTTTATCGGCCTGGACCTATCCAGAGCGGGATGGTGGATCAGTATATTCGAGCTAAACACGGTGAAATCCCCATAAAATACGAACTCGATGAACTCCGACCCATTCTTGAAGAGACTTACGGGGTTATCCTCTATCAGGAACAGGTTATGCAAATTGCGAGCACTCTTGCTAATTATTCTCTTGGAGAAGCTGATATTCTTCGTCGAGCCATGGGGAAGAAAATACCAGAGGTTATGCAGGCTCAGCGCAATCGCTTCCTGGAAGGATGCAAGGCAAACAATATCAGTGAAGAAAAAGCTAATAAGATCTTTGATCAAATGGAAAAGTTTGCTCTCTACGGTTTTAATAAGTCTCACAGTGCTGCCTACGCCTTTATAACTTATCAAACAGCTTATCTTAAGGCTCACTATCCCCTGGAATTCACTGCCTCTCTCATGAATAGCGTATTAAGCAATTCGGATAAGATAGTTAAGCTAATAAACGAATGTAGAGAAAAAGGAATTGATGTCCTTCCTCCCGATATTAATGTTAGCAATAGTGGTTTTAGTGTTTCAAACGGAAAAATACGTTTTGGACTTGCTGCTGTGAAAAACGTGGGAGAGGCAGCAGTGGAAGCGATTTTGGAAGAGAGATCCAAAAATGGACCATTTAGTTCGATTTTCGATTTTTGCGAACGAGTTGATTTACAAAAAGTTAATAGGCGAATTATCGAACAACTTATCAAGTGTGGATCCTTTGATTCCATTCATCCTCAGCGGTCCCAGGTGATGGCTGCTCTAGATGAAGCGCTGGAACGAGCTCAGGCTTTTCAGAAGGAGCGTCAGGGAGGACAAAGGACTCTATTTGAGCTTCTGGGGAAAAAAGGGTCTAAGAGTGGTGTCAAGCCAATGTTGTCTGCCCAGCTTCCAGAGTGTCCTCCATGGGATGAAAAGACAGTGCTTCGATATGAAAAGGAATCTCTTGGATTTTATGTTTCATCTCACCCAATGGATATTTACAAAGAACGACTGAAATACATATGTAGTGGAAGTTCTAGAGATGTAGAAACTATGCCAGATGGGGCTGAAGTGGTGCTTGCAGGCATTCTTTCGCTTGAAAAGGAGGTGACAACAAGAAGAGGCGAAAAGATGGGGTTTCTCCAGCTAGAGGATAAAGAAGGTCTGATAGAAATGGTTGCTTTTCCTGAAACATATGCACTGGTGAGAGATCGACTTCACGACGAAGATGAACCTGTTGTGGTGATAGGGACTGTTCAGAACCAAATAGGAGGGTTTGATGATGAAGAAGCTGGAAGCGCCGATGATGCTCAACAGCAAACTGGTTGGGGAAGACGATCTGGTGTTAAAATAATTGTGAAGGACATTATTGACATAGACGAAGCTGAGCGACGATCAATAGACAGACTGATACTTCATATGAGAACAGATAAACTTCAGAAGGATGATCTGTTTCGATTGCGTAATCTTATCGTGGATCATAGGGGAAATTGTCCTGTGTTCTTGAAGCTTGATGTGGATGGAAAAGGGGAAGTAACGGTGCTTTTAGGAGATGAGTATAAGGTTAATCCTTCAAGTGATCTGTTGGATGGTTTAAGAAGGCATTTTGGGGGAGGGTCCTTGGAGGTAATCTATGGTATGGCATGTGGGGGTTGA
- a CDS encoding MTH938/NDUFAF3 family protein has translation MIEKYGFGSMVVSGQTYKSDLKIIGDSVIPNWWRKEGHKLREEDIQDILDYEPEVLVVGTGFFGLMKIDDALRKLLEEKSIKLIAERTGKAMNAFNEAYKEAKRVAGAFHLTC, from the coding sequence ATGATAGAGAAGTATGGTTTTGGTTCGATGGTAGTTAGTGGGCAAACCTATAAATCTGACCTAAAAATTATCGGTGATAGTGTTATTCCAAATTGGTGGAGGAAAGAGGGGCATAAACTAAGAGAAGAAGATATACAAGATATTTTGGATTATGAACCGGAAGTGTTGGTGGTTGGCACAGGATTTTTCGGTCTGATGAAAATAGATGATGCACTGAGAAAGTTACTTGAAGAAAAAAGTATAAAACTGATTGCTGAAAGGACCGGTAAGGCTATGAATGCTTTTAACGAAGCTTATAAAGAAGCCAAACGAGTAGCTGGAGCCTTTCATCTTACCTGTTAG
- a CDS encoding DNA polymerase III subunit chi codes for MVIFFETTRKGKDRDLGELIESIVERFSRSVHVITSSTIEATRIDNLLWTFKKESFIPHVILGPGESTEERLEKVFITVGLTVLQNCDVVIPLDVDQGEDIFLSYKDGIVIVLGDDQDQKERARELWRRLARLNVPRHHVFSRDKNSWLELLNHVWEKA; via the coding sequence ATGGTCATATTCTTTGAGACTACTCGTAAGGGAAAAGATCGAGATCTGGGTGAGCTTATAGAATCTATAGTGGAACGTTTTTCTCGGTCTGTTCATGTGATTACTTCTTCCACGATAGAAGCCACTCGTATTGATAATCTCTTGTGGACATTCAAAAAGGAGTCATTCATACCTCATGTTATTTTAGGCCCTGGAGAATCTACAGAAGAACGGTTAGAAAAGGTTTTCATTACTGTTGGATTGACTGTTTTACAGAACTGTGATGTTGTAATACCTCTTGATGTTGATCAAGGTGAGGATATTTTTTTATCTTACAAAGATGGTATAGTAATAGTCCTTGGTGATGATCAGGATCAGAAAGAACGAGCAAGAGAATTATGGCGGAGGCTTGCTAGGCTTAATGTTCCCAGACACCATGTTTTTTCGCGAGATAAAAATTCATGGCTTGAATTATTAAACCATGTTTGGGAGAAGGCATAG
- a CDS encoding succinate dehydrogenase assembly factor 2, which translates to MSLNEGDNLALRKKKIKYHVSRRANLELEALLRNFWTQQGESLSEDQIKDFENILELNDLDLLEMILGIKPVLKKEWENIILMIRRSWNQKKEIAE; encoded by the coding sequence ATGAGCCTAAATGAAGGAGATAATCTTGCATTGCGCAAAAAGAAAATAAAATATCATGTTTCTAGGCGTGCAAACCTTGAGTTAGAGGCACTTTTAAGAAATTTCTGGACTCAACAGGGGGAGAGCCTTTCAGAAGATCAAATAAAGGATTTTGAAAATATCCTTGAATTAAACGACCTGGATCTTCTTGAGATGATCTTGGGCATAAAGCCTGTGCTTAAAAAAGAATGGGAAAACATTATTCTTATGATTCGCAGATCTTGGAATCAGAAAAAGGAAATTGCTGAGTAA